In Zingiber officinale cultivar Zhangliang chromosome 3A, Zo_v1.1, whole genome shotgun sequence, the DNA window CCTACATTCAAAGGATAGCGCGGAACGGGAATACACGTAATTAATTATACAGGCGCACCTTTTACCCAGCTCGATATGGCTGGAGGTGAttagcgctccatggtcgttccAACCGTCGTCCGTCTTGATCTTCAAGGTAgtatgcacccgatcggagcttctcgatgaccttgaagggtcccgcccagggagcctccagcttgctcacatcaccaactggcttcaccttcttccatactagatcgccgacctggaatgctctagggattacTCGCCTATTGTAATTTTGTTTCATTCTTTGTTGGTACGCCATTAGCCGACCAGCTGCCTTAGCTCGCGCTTCatctaccaaatccagctccagctACCTCCGCTCGGTGTTGTCCGCGTCGTATTGCTGCACTCGATCGGATTCGATCCCGACCTCTACTAGCACGACAGCCTTtcctccgtacaccaagtggaacggcGTGacccccgttccttccttaggagtcgtgcgGAGTGCCCATAAGACTTCGGGGAGTTCGTCCACCCAGTTGCCCCTGAGGTGGTCGAGCCGAACCCTCAGAATTTGAAGAATTTCCCAGTTGGTGACTTCGGCTTGTCCGTTACCCTGCGGgtatgccacagaggtgaagtgttgctcgatgccgtacccctcgcaccattcttGGAGCTCCTGTCCGACGAACTACCGCCTATTATCGGACACGAGTCGCcttggaatgccgaaccgacatatgagatgctgccagatgaattttttgaccatctcctcggtgatcttggccactAGTTCTgcctcgacccatttggagaagtagtccaccgttACCAGTAGGaacttcctctgcccggtcgccataggtaagggtcctacgatgtccatgccccattggtcgaacggacaggataccgtggatgccttcatctcttcCATTGGTCGGTGGGAGAAGCTGTGGTATTTTTCGCAGGACAGGAAAGTAgctacggtccgagcggcgtcttcctggagggttggccagaagtacccggccaacaggatcttcctaGTTAATGATCGGTCGCCTGGGTGTCCCCCGcaagatccttgatgcacttccttcAATATATATTCCGTGTCctccgagctgacgcactttaAAAGTGGCCGGGAAAAAGTTTTCTTGTAAAGCTGGTCCCCGATGagggtgaaccgaccggctctccttctcagaagctgggcttcatcccggtCGGATGGAGTGGCTCCTGACCGTAAAAACTCTACTATAGCCGTCCTCCAGTCACTGGGGaacatgaggccttccatcctGTCAATGTACGCTACTAAGGATACCTGCTCAATTGCTTGCTGAGCGCCGATCGGTGTTATCGAACTGGCCAACTTGGCCAGCTCATCCGCCGCCTAGTTGTCTGCTCGGGGAATTTTTTGTACGACTACCTCGCCAAAGCTAGTCTTGAGCCTTTCGAAagcctccacgtagagcttgagcctcaCATTTTTTACCTCGAAAGCtcccgagagttgctgagcgaCGAGTTGGGAATCCGAGAAGATAATTACTCGGcttgctcccacatgccgggcggcctgcagTCCCGTTATGAGGGCTTCATATTCCGCCTCATTATTAGTAGCTCGATAATCCAACCGAATGGacagatgcatccgctcttcCTGTGGTGAGATTAACAAAATGTCGACTCCGCTCCCGAGTCGAGTTGATGACCCATCCACGTACACCTTCCAGGAAGCCTCAGGCTTGGGGCTCTATACTTCCGTGACGAAGTCCGCTAGGGATTGCGCTTTAATTGTCGTGCGGGGCTGATATCGAATATCGAATTTATTGAGTTCGGTAGTCCATTTAATCAGTCGTCCGGACGgctctggattgaggaggactctccctAGAGGGTTGTTCGTCATGACAATGATTGTGTGCGCCAGAAAATAGGGccggagtctccgagcggcgaggactaaAGCGAATGCAAGCTTtttgagaccagtgtagcgggactcaACATCCTTTAGgatatgacttaagaaatacacaggCTGCTCTTCGCCATTTTGCCTTACTAGCGCCGAGCCGACggcctgctcggtcgaggataggtaGATACGGAGCGGTTCGCCAGTGGCTGGCTTAGCCAGTACAGGTAATGAATTCAGATACACCTTTAATTCTTCGAAAGCCTGATCGCACTCTgggtcccattggaatttggctGCTCGACGCaaaatcttgaagaatggcaaactccggtcggctgtcttagagatgaatcgtGACAAGGCTATTATCCGACCAGTGAGGCGTTGCACTTCCTTCATGCTTCGGGGCAGTGGCATATCCTGCAGCGCCCTCActttgctggggttcgcctcgATGCCCCGTTTGGTAACAATGTAGCCCAAAAGTCGCCCACCTTTCgccccgaacagacacttctggggggttcagcttgactccgtaCATTCTCAGCGTTCGaaaggtttcttctatatctacACACAGGTTGACCGCTCGGAgtgatttaataagtatgtcatctacatatacctccaagtttcgcccgatctgctttcggaatactctgttcatgagccGTTGATACGTGGCGCCAGCGTTCTTCAGCCCGATCGACATTAccttgtagcagtaggtgtcgtccgccgtgatgaaactcactttctcctggtcttctcgggcAAGCGGCACCTAGTGATAACCCTGATAtacatccaacatgcatatcagctcacatCCAGcggttgagtccaccatttggtcgatccggggcagagggtagaagtccttcgggcacgccCTATTAAGGTCCTGGaaatcgatgcagaccctccacatgttacccggcttggagactagcaccacattttcTAACCAACTTGAGAATTGCACTTCCTGTATGTGTCCGGCTTCCAGCAACTTTTCGACCTCCGCTTGGATGATGACGTTCTGTTCTGCGCTGAAGTCCCGCTTTCTTTGCTTcattggccgagcgtccggtcggacatggagcttaTGCTGCGCTACGCTCGGCGAAATGCCTGGCAACTCGGGTCGACCatgcgaagacatcatggttgcgTCGTAGGCACTCGACCATCTCCTCCCTCTGGTCTCCCTCCAGGTCAGACGCTATGAATGTTGTGGCTTCTGGCCGGTCGGGTTGGATCTGcacttccttttttttcctcGCAAACTAAAgttggaggcttttcagttacGGTATTTACCTTGAGGCGCGGTGTTTTCCGCGCGGACCTGgactcggctcggaccatttccacatagcatcgCCGGGCGGCCAACTGATCTCCCCGGACTTCGCCCACTTGGTCCttcacggggaacttgatcttctggcagaaagtgGAGACAACCGCTCAGAATTCATTGAGTGTGGGTCACCCTAATATGACATTGTAAGTGGAGGGAGCATCGACCACTATGAAGTTAGTGGTTCTCGTTCTTCGCAACGACTCCTCACCCAGCGATATAGCCAGCCTGGTTTGGCCGACCGGCAAGACCTCGTTGCTAGTGAATCCATACAAGGGTGTTGTCATCGGAAGCAGCTCGGCACAATCAATTTGTAGTCggtcgaacgcctttttgaagataatgttgaccgagctttctgtatcaataaaaatacggtgaatagtataatttgttAGTACCGCTCGAATGATGAGTGTGTCATCGTGCgacacttcgactccttccaggtccctaggcccgaagctgatctcgggaccCCGTACTCGTTCTTGACTGCAGCCTACTGCATGAATCCTTAGCTGCCGAGCGTGTGATTTTCTGGccctgttggaatctcctccTGTAGGGCCCTCggtgatgatgttgatttcgccccgaGAGATATTACTtcgattttcctcctcccgagcggagggCCTTGCTCGCTCCTGTGAGGCTCGGGGGTTGGCCCTCGGCGGATGATGATGTTGCTGCTCGACCGACTCCCTGGCCCCACGTCGTCCGGTGTCCTGGTGTCGGGGGCATCGATCATGTGAAGGGGATCGGCGGCGATAGTTCCTAGGCGCGGGATGAGTGATCGGCGGAAGGCTCCGATAGTCACGGGTGTTGTGGGTGGCTGACTAGTGAAGTGAACAGAatatgggagtccatacctttcccttctGCTTAAGCCGATCAGCCGCCACATGCTGGACAGCTTGCGGTCTTGACTCGTGGTGTGGACGTACTCCTTCGGCTCGAGGTCCTCTTAGCGGTTGATAGCTGGTTGATGACCCTTGATTAGCCTGTGCCAGCTCGGACGGAGTCTGGAATAATGCCCGATGAAACGGAATAGGGGCGGGCGGCGCATTCCCTGGAGTGCTGGTCTGACCTTTATTCTGCGCCCATGTGGAGTATTGCTCCGGTCGGTCTTCCtccgccgctcggccacctgacgccGAAGTTGCCTGTTGTGCTAACCGCTCGGCTAGCGCCTTCTGCTGTTGCTGCTCCATGATTTTTGCCGCTCTTGCCTCAataagagcgtcgagctcctcctgagaGAGTGTCACGATGTGTGGTTGTCCAGCTCCTTCCATCTtctctgctcggattcaggtgtgttcccacagacgccgctaatttgatcctgtccgaactgtGAGTTAATGAAAGCTGGGGACGTAGCACTCTCTGCTGGCTCCTCGTAGACGCCGGGATGAGGTGGACCTCTGGTGAACCCGCAACAAAGccgggccaggaaggggttcccagcgacgaccctctgacgctcaagtcaggcgagaaagCTGAAGCAAAATAAGGAGAACTGTAGCTATAGTATAGTTGATTGCATACTTCCGtcaaagtctgggggtccttatataggcccccggggaggcgcgtgcacgctcatCGATGTTGCGCGTTTCCCCAAACCTACCTcaaaatggatgtgtcagaaaagcacgtctgacgccataccgcaaccgtccCAGCATATCtatgacatgacagtggaaacttccaccgtacgattttcTGTCTGGTCGGACCACCGACCATGCTGTCTATCGGTGGCACATATCTCGAGAAAGATATCTCTAGTCGTCCCCTTTGTACTCTTCTGCACCTTCTGTCTTTTATCGGGCCGAGCGAGAGAGACGCTCGGCTACTAGTCGGGCTGAGCAGGAGAGACGCTCGGCCATACTGGTCGTCCGGGGGGGACGCAGGCGGGGCCGAGTGAGTGGGCCGctcggtcatatgctcggatgaaTAGCGCCTACGTTGGCCTACGGCCTAGCTGAGCAGTCGCTCAGCTCAATCAGCTGTCATATGTGGATtcctgagcgtcggaaactccAACCTTAGCCGATTTATCTCCTTTCCGACCTGGCCTTCTGTCGCGGCCGATCGGTAAGGTGGCCTCTCGCTCGGCTCACCTTTTACGTCGATCGTCTCGACCTTGACCTCCATGTGTCATTAACTTCTGTCCGTACGGGACCCCTCCTTTGCTGAAAAAAtgctctttccaatgcttattggagctagacattttatcaaagaaaactagaccgatccgagcttgaaacaagaaggttcccagctcggactgcttggggtagtaaaaataatgaaagatttgGGGCTTAAGGGGAATATTGTGCACCCGGAAGAGCACAACTACGCTgcacagcagcctaaaggaatttggCACGAGCCGGCCGAGCGGAATAtgaaaatagttgcaaacttctaagatgaATGGGTGGATCGGAAACCTAAGGCCGCCTACGAACTGATCGCGGAAGAAGGTAACAGTGCCGGTCGGTGGGTCATGAGGTCGGTCGGATGACTCGGCCAGAATCAGTTTATGGTCATCAAGGATTTCATAGGTATTGATTAATTTGAAGGCATCTCTCGAATCAAACCTACTCTCCATGGTTTGATACCAAAGACCGGGAGAGGTGGCAGAAGAACTAGCCATTACAGCTGGAATGTGAAGCAAAGGAAAAGCAGAAGGCAGCGGAAGCGGTGAGCAAAACCATGCCCACAGAACACAGACACCACCGGAATGCAAAGAAAagcgaaaagaaaacaaaaaaggaGCGGGCAAAGAGTTCTTACAGAGAAAAGGATTGTCGGAGAAGAGGGCTAATGGCCGGAATGCGGAGAATAGGCTCGTCGGAGAATAGAGCAGGAACCTTCAAAAAAACATGGGCGCGATAAAGTGGAAGCGGCGGAAGGAGAGGAGGCGGCCTTATAAAGGTTGGGCTCGAGCTGCAGGGACCGCCTGATCTAGGGCACGGGATCCGGGGAGCGCATCCGCCCGTTGAATTCAAAGCGCCAGGGGTTACATCGAGCCTGACAGCTTGAGCAGGCAATGACGGTTGCCTAGCCACGTGGCATTATCCCATTGGGCGCATTTAATGATCCCCATTACGTAGGCGAGGgtgcgtgctcggccttaatggtgGGGGTTTGCATGAATTCCGAGGAAATTCGGAGGACATCAGCATTGACCGACGTTGGGTCGGCAAGACAACTGCTGGCAAGTCAAACTCTCCAAGTGTCAGTGGGTTCCATGCCGGGCGACATTCTCATCAGATACGGAACGACCGTCATGTCACCAGGccgatagtccagtcagtcggacttgcagcctccttcaactagacttgagggggaggcatgtgatccggtagcAAAGGAGGAGTTCGTACGGACAGAGGttaatgacacgtggaggtcaaggtcGAGACGATCGACGTAAAGGGTGAGCTGAGCGGGAGGCCACCTTGCCGATCGGCCGCGGCAGAAGGCCAAGTCGGCAAGGAGATAACTTGGCTAAGGTTggagtttccgacgctcaggaATCCACATACGACAGTTGATTGAGCCGAGCGGCCGCTCAGCTAGGCCGTAGGCCAACGTAGGCGCTATTCATCTGAGCATATGACCGAGCGGCCCACTCGCTCGACCCCGCCTGCGTCCCCCCAGACGACCAGTATGGCCGAGCGTCTCTCCCGCTCGGCTCGACCAGTATGGTCGAGCgtctctcccgctcggcccgatAAAAGATAGAAGGTGCAGAATAGTACAAAGGGGACGGTCagagatatccttctcgagatatGTGtgccgacagacagcatggtcggtGGCCGTACTAGACAGAAAATcgtacagtggaagtttccactgtcatgtcagagatatgctcggacaattgcAGTATGGTGTCAAgcgtgcttttctgacacatccattttgAGGTAGGTTTGGAGAAGCGCGCACGCATTGATGAGCATGCTTGCACCTCCCCGggggcctatataaggaccccagacttcgacggaggtatgcaatcaactatactgtagctacagttctccttATTTTGCTTCAGCTTTCtcacctaacttgagcgtcggagggtcgacgccgggaaccccttcccggcccagcTTTTTTGCAGGTTCACCGAGATCCACCTCATCCCAGTGTCTACGTGGAGCCAGTAGAGAGTGTCGATATcatcaaattaatatatatttcaaTATTACTTTCACACCAATAAAAAATGTGCGGTTTCTTCTAATTAGAATATTCTCATGAGCTCTTTTGTACCAATTCCtactatttcaatttttttttcttatttaaaaaaaaagacctTTAGACTTTTTTTTTAAGGTTGGAATTCAATAAAGAATGTTGAGTATGAACATAgaaaatgaatattttaaaaattgagaGGTTTAGGTTGAATAATTAAATCAAcacattataaataaataaaatatttttatttttaaaataaatgtattTCACTAATtgcaataaataaatatattacctCACAATTATACGTAGGAGAAATTAGAAAATTATAGTTAGTCAACATGTGGAAggatattatatataatttttatcgaAATTTGACCTATACTCattataataataatactatTATATACTAACCAACTCAGCCATGTCCTAAAATCAGTAAATTTCACACGACTTTTATAATTCTTCAAGAAATACCAAGAGTCTTTATCTCTAGGTCTTCTTCTAATAATGATCCTAATTAATTTCCATTaatctatattattttttaatgagttaaatttagtatattaatttaatcatctcataatttatAATTGTTACAAATTTATTTATGATAATACTAAATAGTTTTATATTAcaataactataaaattataattattacaatTATATTGTAGCTATAAAATTATAGCTTCTACAAGTATATAACTACTACAATAATATTTCAAAAGGTAACATGTGCGTAGACGAAACTctttttgataataaataaaaaaagagatGTTAGACTATTCCAATTAAAAGGAATGCCCTTTCAATTTTTATCAACAGTTGTAATCACTAATATAATAAtggtaaaattatcaataaaaaatatGGATACATTTCTTTTATCATGGAAAATTTATTACAGGCACACgaataatatgtatatttttacaaGTACAaagatatgataaaaaaaaattgagaactgAATTTTTGACCTTTTCACTGATATTTTCacacaaaaatattaatttgagcaaaaacaagatcaacAACAAAAAAGATCACTCAAGAAGCAAAATTTCCTTCAGCTGCATCAGCATTTTCAAGAACTGCTCAGCAAATTCATCAGAAGTTCAGAAACTTTGTggagaaaatgacaaattcacAGGAGAAAACACCACAGTTAATGGTGCATGGTCCGAAAGCGAGTAATTCTCCGGCCACATCCCCTCCTCAACTTCCGGCGGAAACAGAACTGCATCTTTAACACTGAATCCTAATGCAACAGGCTTTGCGGTGTTTGATCCCCACTCGGTTCCCAGCTCTATGCTTTCCTGAGGATGCTCTGACCATCTTGGACTTGGACACCAAATTCGCTGCTGAACAATGATGTTTTAACCCAGTCGAGTTAATTCCAAAGAAGAGCAGTTTCGAATAACATATTCAGAAATGAGAAGGCTAACACATTCAAGGATAATTACTGAGTTATGCTGAAATGTGAGATCTTTTTCCAAGTAGCCTCATTCAAATAGAATTTGAACATGCCGAAtgatagtttactatacatgaacTTGGACGATAAGGAACATAGCAGACTTGAAATTTACCTGAAATTCTTCATGATCCACCATACCATTTCCATCAATGTCAGCTTCAGTCCACAAGTCTTTTGCATCTTCAGGAATAAGGCCATCGCGATGACCAGTCAGACCTAACTGCATCGATTCAAGGAATGAGATCATGCACTTTAATAGTGTTAAAAAGGGTAGCCTAATCTTTATCAAACATTAGTACCTGGTGGAGTGCCTGACAGAACCCGGGATAGGTAATGTAGTCACCAGGACTGTCGGCTTTAAGAAAAGCAAAGGCATTTTCTTCAGAAAGAGAAGCCGCTTGCAAAAGATACTGAAACAACAAACTGCAAATAGTTAGCGAAATCCCTTTGTGAAGAACTTTCTCTGTGTGTAACCTGGAAAAGAAGGCCCATTCATTCCACAAGCACCATAGTTCATTTAGTTAGGATACCTGCGGAATATAAAAGAACAGAGAATGATTTTAAAACTCGTACGATGCCAAAATTAAATCTCTGCTCAAAATCCAACAAACTCTAAATGTCTAATTAAAACTCATCCCAAAGCCCCAACTGTGATTTTATCTCGCTATTCGGTGGGCTAACATGTTGTTTTATAACACATGTTATTTGATGTTAATTGTCAGTTTGTGTTATTGGATGTGAGTTTATATGTGTAGAATCCTTTAACccatattctcttattattaatGGCTTGATAACAAAACTGTATATAGAAGGTGTTGTCCCCGTAGAAAAGGATAACTTGAGACCTCCCCGCTTCTCATTGGCGAGGAGAGTACGGCAACCTTACCGTAATCCTTATGGAAGATCCGCCTGCTGTTCTTCTTCTCAAGATCACCAGATTTCATGGATGAAACTAAGACGATGACAAAGTCGCTGCATTCAGATTCATCATTTTTATTTCGTTTATTAAATTTCGATGTAACTAGATCCTGTGCACGAATCATTTTTGAATTCATAAGGTTTGCTAGAATTTGCTTTAGGATTCATGATTAAGAAAACCTCAGACACCAACCCCACAGTTGTGTCATCTAATAGCAGCATCATTTGCACATGCCTTCATATAGAGATGTATAGGTCTATTTTTCATTCTGTTAGTTAAGATTTAAAATCACCAAGCAAAGCAAACTGCCAACTTTAGTATGTACTTGTCAATCGAAATGGGACTATGTatttataaatgaaaaatatacctCAGAGTTTGAGAAAGATTATTTACCTTAATAATGGCAAAGACTGATTCTTTCCAGCTAGTTCGAAGAGGTTTCCTAGAGTTGTTCGGATTTAAAAGCCATATAAAATCAACACCGCAAATGTTCCCGTGATGGTTACGGTGGCTCACCCACTACAAATTAGAAACACGATAAGGAAAGAGAAGTATACTGCATATCACCTGAAATTATATAGATTTTTACCCTGTGGCAATCAGCATCGCTGTCGGTATAATGGTGAGCTGCATCGTACGATGACACAAAACCTTGTGATATGAGAAACTTGTATACTTGACCTCGTTTGCTTCCGTTCCAATCTCTGTAGCAGATGATAGATTACAGAAAATCTGATTCAATTCAAACTTTCAAAAGGCAATGAAATACCAACCCACAAAGTATGATAGGAATAGGACTAAGATCGTTCTCCTTTTGATATGTCTCGATGGACTGAAGTATCTTGTATACCTAACAATTACAACGACAAAATACAGTCCCTGTCAGCGTTCCTTTGGACTGAAAAAAATGAAATAGATCAGAGACAATAATATAGTACCTGTTGCAAGCGGACTATACAGAGACTAGCATCGTGTGGAAATAGCAAATGTGTATTTACGATAATGATTTGCACATTTATGCTGTTACTACACCCTTGCCATAAAGGAACAACTGATTCAACACGTAGTAGCTGCGCAACACGGTCTCCCAAATCATTAAAGAGCATCTCACGATAGTCTATAATCGTAAAACAGTCTCTCCGAACAGCAGTGAGGAGCCCTGTAATACGAGCATACGAATTTAATTCAACTAGAGATTCAGTATCAAGTTGCATGATGAAAAGGAGATGAAACATTCTGATTTCAACTAGCGACCACTGAATCATTAGGCACTAATCATATATCTAGTTCAGGATGTTTCCATCATAGAATATGAAGTGTCTGATTTCACAAAAtatgttgaattttttaaatatgatttaAGCAACTTCAGCTAGGAATCCAGATGATCTTTGCAAAATGAAAGGGAATCTAATGGCTAATATGGCATTTATGTAGGGATTCAATGCACAAAAGGCCGTCATACTTCAAGACAAAAGGCTGTCAAATCAAATTTCAACCCTTGAACTTTGAACAATGATACCATTTAAGTTTATTTGCTTACAGACATCCATTCACTAGAACCTAGGTCATACTTGCGGAGAAATATTTAGCGATAAAAATAATAAGGGAAAAAACCTATAGGCTTACACCTCACTCTAGAATCTCAAAAATTCTATGACAACGTCTTGGACCTAATGCAGATCTGCTATAATAAGGAACAACTACACTTAAACCACCGTTGAATTACAAAGTTTCATAGAATTCCCTTGATTGCTCTGTCTAGCACCAAAGATACACAATctcaaacaaaaaaataaagagttGAATAGAGaacaaattaatcaagagaaaatCTTATTATGCCAAAGATATTCAAACATAATTGGACCCTTTTAAAACCTCAACCTAAACAAATTAGgaacaaatcaaattaaattaaacttctcCGAAAAACTACCCTACACTCCAAACTAAGACAATTAGCAACCTAAAGATTTCTTTTGAAGACTTATTTTCCCATAAAGAAGACAAGGACCTACTAAAATGAACTTTGATAGATCTACAGGACAAATACAATAAAGTagcattatcatcatcatcatcaatcaaCTGATAGTTATCCCAACTATCTGGGGTCAACTACATGTATCCTATCCCTCCATTTATCTCTATGATTACCTTTAGCTGAAAAAGGGCATGGATTTCCAAAAGCAAGAAGCAAGTAAGCAACCAACACTGGCTCTCTTTGAAGGGGAGCCTCGGCGCAACTGTAAAATTACTGTCGTGTGAAATGGAGGTCGCATGTTTGAGGCATGGAAACAATCACTTGCAAAGCAAGGTAAGATTGCGTACAATAGACCTTTTCCTAGACTCCAGATTGACGGGAGCTTCAtacaccgggctgcccttttaatAATGAAAGACTATCTACAACAAATACTAATGCAATACAATAAAAGATGCTGAAAGATGTCGGTATATGGATATTACCATATCAAATAATAATGATAGGCATTAGCAATTCATAAACCAAACCAAATTCTGACAAGGGGCAAGAACTCAAAAGGCACCATCGCCGCGGTTGTTTGTCCGAGGAAGCTTGAAGCTGATATACCCAGCATCTCCAAGCCTCTTCTCGTACATATCCACCAGCTCCTCGTTCCCCATCCATACCTCCTGCAAAATCTCAATCAACAACCATCGCCCAAGATGCGATCTTTGAACCAGGAGGAGCAGTAGCATCGATTACCCCACCTGAAGGCAAATGATGGAGGACCGGTCTCCCAGGAGGCGGTCGATGATTCGCTCATTCCGGCTCAGCCAGTAGCCCCTGTACTGGCTCTCTCGGCAACTCTGATCCTAA includes these proteins:
- the LOC122052254 gene encoding uncharacterized calcium-binding protein At1g02270-like isoform X5 codes for the protein MKLPSIWSLGKGLFCAEAPLQREPVLVAYLLLAFGNPCPFSAKGLLTAVRRDCFTIIDYREMLFNDLGDRVAQLLRVESVVPLWQGCSNSINVQIIIVNTHLLFPHDASLCIVRLQQVYKILQSIETYQKENDLSPIPIILCGDWNGSKRGQVYKFLISQGFVSSYDAAHHYTDSDADCHRWVSHRNHHGNICGVDFIWLLNPNNSRKPLRTSWKESVFAIIKYLLQAASLSEENAFAFLKADSPGDYITYPGFCQALHQLGLTGHRDGLIPEDAKDLWTEADIDGNGMVDHEEFQQRIWCPSPRWSEHPQESIELGTEWGSNTAKPVALGFSVKDAVLFPPEVEEGMWPENYSLSDHAPLTVVFSPVNLSFSPQSF
- the LOC122052254 gene encoding uncharacterized calcium-binding protein At1g02270-like isoform X1, whose protein sequence is MISKLSVSCTTFNILAPIYKRLSEKDQSCRESQYRGYWLSRNERIIDRLLGDRSSIICLQEVWMGNEELVDMYEKRLGDAGYISFKLPRTNNRGDGLLTAVRRDCFTIIDYREMLFNDLGDRVAQLLRVESVVPLWQGCSNSINVQIIIVNTHLLFPHDASLCIVRLQQVYKILQSIETYQKENDLSPIPIILCGDWNGSKRGQVYKFLISQGFVSSYDAAHHYTDSDADCHRWVSHRNHHGNICGVDFIWLLNPNNSRKPLRTSWKESVFAIIKYLLQAASLSEENAFAFLKADSPGDYITYPGFCQALHQLGLTGHRDGLIPEDAKDLWTEADIDGNGMVDHEEFQQRIWCPSPRWSEHPQESIELGTEWGSNTAKPVALGFSVKDAVLFPPEVEEGMWPENYSLSDHAPLTVVFSPVNLSFSPQSF
- the LOC122052254 gene encoding uncharacterized calcium-binding protein At1g02270-like isoform X2 yields the protein MISKLSVSCTTFNILAPIYKRLSEKDQSCRESQYRGYWLSRNERIIDRLLGDRSSIICLQEVWMGNEELVDMYEKRLGDAGYISFKLPRTNNRGDGLLTAVRRDCFTIIDYREMLFNDLGDRVAQLLRVESVVPLWQGCSNSINVQIIIVNTHLLFPHDASLCIVRLQQVYKILQSIETYQKENDLSPIPIILCGDWNGSKRGQVYKFLISQGFVSSYDAAHHYTDSDADCHRWVSHRNHHGNICGVDFIWLLNPNNSRKPLRTSWKESVFAIIKYLLQAASLSEENAFAFLKADSPGDYITYPGFCQALHQLGLTGHRDGLIPEDAKDLWTEADIDGNGMVDHEEFQRIWCPSPRWSEHPQESIELGTEWGSNTAKPVALGFSVKDAVLFPPEVEEGMWPENYSLSDHAPLTVVFSPVNLSFSPQSF
- the LOC122052254 gene encoding uncharacterized calcium-binding protein At1g02270-like isoform X3, with protein sequence MISKLSVSCTTFNILAPIYKRLSEKSCRESQYRGYWLSRNERIIDRLLGDRSSIICLQEVWMGNEELVDMYEKRLGDAGYISFKLPRTNNRGDGLLTAVRRDCFTIIDYREMLFNDLGDRVAQLLRVESVVPLWQGCSNSINVQIIIVNTHLLFPHDASLCIVRLQQVYKILQSIETYQKENDLSPIPIILCGDWNGSKRGQVYKFLISQGFVSSYDAAHHYTDSDADCHRWVSHRNHHGNICGVDFIWLLNPNNSRKPLRTSWKESVFAIIKYLLQAASLSEENAFAFLKADSPGDYITYPGFCQALHQLGLTGHRDGLIPEDAKDLWTEADIDGNGMVDHEEFQQRIWCPSPRWSEHPQESIELGTEWGSNTAKPVALGFSVKDAVLFPPEVEEGMWPENYSLSDHAPLTVVFSPVNLSFSPQSF
- the LOC122052254 gene encoding uncharacterized calcium-binding protein At1g02270-like isoform X4, translated to MISKLSVSCTTFNILAPIYKRLSEKSCRESQYRGYWLSRNERIIDRLLGDRSSIICLQEVWMGNEELVDMYEKRLGDAGYISFKLPRTNNRGDGLLTAVRRDCFTIIDYREMLFNDLGDRVAQLLRVESVVPLWQGCSNSINVQIIIVNTHLLFPHDASLCIVRLQQVYKILQSIETYQKENDLSPIPIILCGDWNGSKRGQVYKFLISQGFVSSYDAAHHYTDSDADCHRWVSHRNHHGNICGVDFIWLLNPNNSRKPLRTSWKESVFAIIKYLLQAASLSEENAFAFLKADSPGDYITYPGFCQALHQLGLTGHRDGLIPEDAKDLWTEADIDGNGMVDHEEFQRIWCPSPRWSEHPQESIELGTEWGSNTAKPVALGFSVKDAVLFPPEVEEGMWPENYSLSDHAPLTVVFSPVNLSFSPQSF